In Candidatus Kaistella beijingensis, a genomic segment contains:
- a CDS encoding HNH endonuclease signature motif containing protein, giving the protein MSFCVDDFKNELICYYKDERYSVRDNGAVLRHPLNEKRQRPTDNNWTFGKLNIRTGYLEIASVRIHRIVATAFLGEAPTKEYVVDHIDTNKQNNRPDNLRWVTRLENILLNPITAKRIEIICGSVETFLADPSKFRDKFQDPNYDWMCTVSIQEAQASKERLLAWAKSDKPLQGGTLGEWIYNRSLSNQFTANVAEELEFINSLTPNAVQIARNWKTPSEFPCCPKTITHNSIADYTSNLKVGNIFSQNQYTSSIIERFAISKDEKTLWIMCKSGDENPIKPYSLAEITYQNDVFVHNSLGTFFEKNGAEKQFTLAQGLEWSGGDTIDDYC; this is encoded by the coding sequence GTTTTACGTCATCCACTTAATGAAAAACGTCAACGACCAACCGACAACAATTGGACTTTTGGCAAACTAAACATCAGGACAGGATATTTAGAAATTGCTTCGGTTCGCATTCACAGAATAGTTGCAACTGCATTTCTCGGAGAAGCACCAACAAAAGAATACGTTGTTGACCACATTGACACAAACAAGCAAAATAACCGACCAGACAATCTTCGATGGGTAACAAGATTAGAAAACATATTGCTTAACCCAATCACCGCAAAGCGTATCGAAATTATTTGCGGGAGTGTTGAAACTTTTCTTGCTGACCCTTCAAAATTTCGTGACAAATTTCAAGACCCAAACTATGACTGGATGTGTACAGTTAGTATCCAAGAAGCACAAGCGAGCAAAGAAAGATTATTAGCTTGGGCAAAAAGTGATAAACCATTACAAGGTGGAACTTTAGGTGAATGGATTTACAATAGAAGTTTATCAAATCAATTTACTGCCAATGTTGCAGAAGAATTAGAATTTATAAATTCACTAACCCCAAACGCTGTTCAAATAGCCCGAAATTGGAAAACACCAAGCGAATTTCCTTGCTGTCCAAAGACAATCACTCATAACTCAATTGCTGACTATACTTCAAACCTAAAAGTAGGGAATATATTTTCCCAAAACCAATATACGAGTTCTATTATTGAGCGATTTGCAATTTCCAAAGACGAAAAAACACTGTGGATTATGTGCAAAAGTGGTGACGAAAATCCGATTAAACCTTATTCATTGGCAGAGATAACCTATCAAAATGATGTTTTCGTTCATAATAGCCTTGGAACATTTTTTGAAAAGAACGGAGCAGAAAAACAATTTACACTTGCACAAGGACTTGAATGGTCAGGTGGCGACACAATTGATGATTATTGTTAA
- a CDS encoding IS110 family RNA-guided transposase, translated as MKNYKNYLGFDVSKNTLDYCLLIPERDTVKRGSVANEKKSLQTIFAAFSKEGLMMEDTLVVFEHTGIYSTILAVFLCGNGWNYAEVPAIEIKRSRGLSRGKSDTIDAQGIAKYAMRNEDKIQLSEVPEIIYQQLNLMNAEREKLIAAIKSFERTSEGEEFLGKEVYRSVKSANRKTVTFLKSQLKTLQLAISKLVRSDEDLNAKQELLRSIPGVGEIGTLYLLLTTKGFLRFRNARKYACYCGIAPFGRTSGTSIRGKSRVSPFADKKMKSILHLLSLTAIKYDHELKLYYERKQAEGKPKMLALNNVKFKLVNRIFAVIGRGTSYVKHNNLRHEKIQNSTCFLT; from the coding sequence ATGAAAAATTACAAAAACTACCTGGGTTTCGATGTCTCCAAAAACACCTTGGACTACTGCCTCCTGATTCCGGAAAGAGACACGGTAAAGAGAGGAAGCGTCGCCAATGAGAAAAAGTCTCTGCAGACGATATTTGCAGCGTTTTCAAAGGAAGGACTGATGATGGAGGACACACTCGTGGTCTTCGAGCATACCGGAATCTACTCCACTATTCTGGCGGTGTTCCTGTGCGGGAACGGTTGGAACTATGCGGAAGTCCCCGCAATCGAGATCAAGCGTTCCAGAGGTCTTTCCAGAGGCAAGAGCGACACGATAGATGCGCAGGGGATCGCCAAATACGCGATGCGCAACGAGGACAAGATCCAACTCTCGGAAGTTCCCGAAATCATCTACCAGCAACTTAACCTCATGAATGCGGAACGCGAAAAGCTCATCGCCGCGATAAAAAGTTTCGAGCGCACTTCGGAGGGCGAGGAATTCTTGGGAAAGGAAGTCTACAGGAGCGTGAAATCCGCCAACAGAAAGACGGTAACGTTCCTGAAATCCCAGCTGAAAACCCTGCAACTGGCAATAAGCAAACTCGTCAGGAGCGATGAAGACCTTAACGCTAAACAGGAGCTGTTGCGCAGCATACCGGGAGTCGGAGAAATCGGAACGCTTTATCTGCTGCTCACCACGAAGGGATTTCTGCGGTTCAGGAATGCGAGAAAATATGCGTGCTACTGCGGAATAGCGCCATTCGGGAGAACATCGGGAACCAGCATCCGGGGGAAAAGCAGGGTGAGCCCTTTTGCCGACAAAAAGATGAAGTCGATACTGCACCTGCTTTCACTGACGGCAATAAAGTACGACCACGAGCTGAAGCTCTACTACGAGCGAAAACAGGCGGAAGGAAAACCGAAAATGTTGGCGCTAAACAACGTTAAATTCAAACTCGTCAACCGGATTTTTGCGGTCATAGGGCGTGGGACTTCCTACGTGAAACACAACAATTTGCGGCATGAAAAAATTCAAAATAGTACTTGTTTTTTGACATAG
- a CDS encoding McrB family protein, whose translation MNIENVRQFIKEKAEQFGAKTDNEFNKPYVERNNTGQEALKDNGAYFGFIHPEEEASGPFHDFSLTIFPNDQDQPWLVCLGIGSSGFKNDYELATYPGLRRLFSKLINEKGFCKSDFSDIETSLPKSITGSLDLQHIKNTIKTYTKVLPACQIIDDPESEEGKKTIAAFVAGYAKLRDWPSNKDHRKAISEALEPFLKTETIDEAEEIKNLLNERKYIVLQGPPGTGKTRTAKEVAEKIKAKTFFTQFHAETSFSDFIFGIRPDLNNKELSYKENLGSFTEALKYAKDHENEKVLLIIDEINRANLSNVLGPIFYLFEHKMDKSNVEIEISPGFKINKLPDNFCVIATMNTADRSLAVVDFALRRRFAWYTLKPKAIKSNQFFKEDFARIQEIFDWYASSNELSLQPGQGYFIADSEEEMTNRIKYEIFPLIKEYLQEGLIRNAKEEFNNYFAIRINKSLFE comes from the coding sequence ATGAACATAGAAAATGTTAGACAATTCATCAAAGAGAAAGCGGAACAGTTCGGTGCCAAGACAGACAACGAATTTAATAAGCCTTATGTTGAGCGTAACAACACGGGACAAGAGGCTTTAAAAGACAACGGAGCTTACTTTGGTTTTATTCATCCAGAAGAAGAAGCTTCGGGACCATTCCACGACTTTTCACTAACTATATTTCCAAACGACCAAGACCAACCTTGGTTAGTTTGTTTGGGTATTGGTTCCAGTGGTTTTAAAAATGACTATGAACTAGCCACCTATCCAGGCCTAAGACGACTATTTTCTAAACTTATTAATGAAAAGGGATTTTGTAAATCGGACTTTTCTGACATAGAAACAAGTTTGCCAAAGTCCATCACTGGCAGCCTAGATTTACAACACATAAAAAACACAATAAAGACTTACACAAAAGTTTTACCAGCTTGCCAAATTATTGATGACCCGGAAAGTGAAGAAGGCAAGAAAACAATTGCTGCATTTGTAGCAGGTTATGCAAAACTTAGGGACTGGCCTTCAAACAAAGACCACCGCAAAGCTATTTCAGAAGCTTTGGAACCTTTCTTGAAGACAGAGACAATTGATGAAGCAGAAGAAATTAAAAATCTTTTGAACGAAAGAAAATATATCGTACTTCAAGGGCCTCCAGGTACTGGAAAAACAAGAACAGCAAAAGAAGTTGCAGAAAAAATTAAAGCCAAAACATTTTTTACCCAGTTTCACGCAGAGACAAGTTTTTCAGATTTTATTTTTGGTATTCGCCCAGACTTAAACAATAAAGAACTTAGCTACAAAGAAAACTTGGGGAGTTTTACCGAGGCTTTGAAGTATGCGAAAGACCACGAGAATGAAAAAGTCCTTTTGATAATTGACGAAATAAACAGAGCAAATCTTTCGAATGTTTTAGGCCCTATTTTCTATTTGTTTGAACACAAGATGGATAAATCGAATGTTGAAATTGAAATTTCTCCTGGTTTCAAGATTAACAAACTCCCAGATAATTTTTGTGTAATCGCAACTATGAATACAGCTGACAGAAGCTTGGCGGTAGTGGACTTTGCATTGCGTAGACGATTTGCTTGGTATACATTAAAACCAAAGGCAATTAAATCGAACCAATTTTTCAAAGAGGATTTTGCAAGAATTCAAGAGATATTTGATTGGTATGCCTCAAGCAATGAATTATCGCTGCAACCTGGACAAGGCTATTTTATTGCAGACAGCGAAGAAGAAATGACAAATCGTATCAAGTACGAAATATTCCCATTGATAAAAGAATATTTACAAGAAGGGTTGATTAGAAATGCCAAAGAAGAATTCAATAATTATTTCGCTATTCGAATAAACAAATCACTTTTTGAATGA
- a CDS encoding McrC family protein, whose protein sequence is MSKPLDVFCEVPCLTEQSRQLSGIALQKKWFKSADKRIIGQYLQKFIDYNSSQFKFIGVQPLIIGSDQNTSLTFRSSSFIGTIPLRASDTGKQIGDFVVMPRFTGRDRFEDYIEILNLLGTEISPEVIDSFPLASGKNFRPPLYLEAVKFIASLEALLSRPWRKFDNIEKISSQPSGQINWTKYINNEYKIENRLKFPTRKNILSELHSEYAEIRYVFDICKNELLSSNTPQRIKNTIRVKLSFIEEKLYHHKPKATNNIVGKSSDSPTVKACKEQANKILNFNLVDSTAWRVDFSDVFEKFVQHIFKAVARETGGKLFANFKFHSRTSKHYSWELKHIEPDAIYQKENLLVFIDAKYKSNLYNKFDNSETLKDDHRHDLHQIMAYTSFSKTDFKYGFLCYPSDQLELKSIKYKNGINEVANTVLVMGIPLKKDSINEAKRLLTNELNELERRTTTR, encoded by the coding sequence ATGAGCAAGCCATTAGATGTTTTTTGCGAAGTGCCTTGCTTAACTGAACAATCAAGACAGTTAAGTGGAATTGCTTTGCAAAAAAAATGGTTTAAATCGGCTGACAAAAGAATTATAGGCCAGTACCTTCAAAAGTTTATAGACTACAACTCATCGCAATTCAAGTTCATAGGCGTTCAGCCATTAATTATTGGCTCTGACCAAAATACCTCATTGACATTCCGTTCTTCCAGCTTCATTGGCACTATTCCTCTAAGAGCATCTGACACAGGAAAGCAAATAGGTGATTTTGTTGTAATGCCAAGGTTTACTGGTCGTGACCGTTTTGAAGATTACATTGAAATTCTGAATTTACTTGGAACAGAAATTAGCCCGGAAGTTATTGACAGCTTTCCTCTTGCTTCTGGTAAAAACTTCCGACCACCGTTATATTTAGAAGCAGTTAAATTCATTGCTTCTCTTGAAGCATTACTATCAAGACCTTGGCGTAAGTTTGATAACATTGAAAAAATATCTAGCCAACCTTCTGGACAAATCAATTGGACCAAATACATCAACAACGAATACAAAATTGAAAATCGTTTAAAGTTTCCAACTCGGAAAAATATTTTAAGTGAGCTTCATAGCGAATATGCCGAAATAAGATATGTATTTGACATTTGTAAGAATGAATTACTTTCTTCTAATACGCCACAAAGAATAAAAAATACAATCCGTGTAAAGCTTAGTTTCATTGAAGAAAAATTATATCACCATAAACCTAAAGCGACAAATAATATTGTTGGCAAGTCATCCGACAGCCCAACAGTAAAAGCTTGTAAAGAACAAGCTAATAAAATCCTTAACTTTAATTTGGTTGACAGCACAGCATGGAGAGTAGACTTCTCAGATGTTTTTGAAAAATTCGTTCAACACATTTTTAAAGCAGTTGCTAGAGAGACCGGAGGAAAATTATTTGCGAATTTCAAGTTCCACTCACGAACTTCTAAGCATTATTCGTGGGAACTAAAACACATTGAACCAGACGCTATATATCAAAAGGAAAACCTCTTAGTATTCATAGATGCTAAATACAAATCAAACCTTTATAACAAGTTCGACAATAGCGAAACTCTGAAAGACGACCACAGACACGATTTACACCAAATTATGGCTTATACTTCTTTCAGTAAGACAGACTTTAAATATGGATTTCTTTGTTATCCATCAGACCAGTTAGAATTGAAATCTATAAAATATAAGAACGGAATTAACGAAGTAGCAAACACAGTTTTAGTGATGGGTATTCCATTAAAAAAAGACAGTATCAATGAAGCAAAACGACTACTAACAAATGAACTTAATGAGCTTGAAAGAAGAACAACGACCCGGTAA
- a CDS encoding DUF4242 domain-containing protein, with protein MPKYVIEREIPGAGKLTAEQLKSISQTSCGVLSNMGPQIQWVQSYVTGDKIYCVYIAPNEETVREHAQQGGFPANSVSEVVTIIDPTTAE; from the coding sequence ATGCCTAAGTATGTAATTGAACGTGAAATTCCTGGTGCAGGTAAGTTAACTGCAGAACAATTAAAAAGTATTTCACAAACTTCTTGCGGAGTATTAAGTAATATGGGACCTCAAATTCAATGGGTTCAGAGCTATGTAACAGGCGACAAAATTTATTGCGTTTACATAGCACCAAATGAAGAGACGGTTCGTGAACATGCACAGCAAGGAGGGTTCCCTGCAAATTCTGTTAGTGAGGTTGTGACAATTATTGACCCGACAACCGCAGAATAA
- a CDS encoding site-specific integrase has translation MLKTEGLPYSYLHLPAIPKVKKLPTILSREEIWRMLQSAELLKDNLLIGLIYGCGLSLHLHLHCFVPGGGTNK, from the coding sequence TTGCTGAAAACCGAAGGCTTGCCTTACAGCTACCTTCATCTTCCCGCGATTCCAAAAGTAAAAAAACTTCCCACTATTTTAAGCCGTGAAGAAATCTGGCGAATGCTTCAAAGTGCTGAACTCCTGAAAGACAACCTGCTCATCGGCCTGATCTACGGTTGCGGACTGAGCCTTCATCTGCACCTGCACTGCTTTGTTCCCGGTGGAGGCACTAATAAATAG
- a CDS encoding phage integrase N-terminal SAM-like domain-containing protein: MKWLEKKSPEDLRPALSEVERTNKFLNRASSEVNGFAELLQRFERNISILGRSKRTFDNYSRHVAALALHFGKVPTELNPEEIKDYLFELQKRSKTPSQSYFKHTVY, translated from the coding sequence ATGAAATGGCTAGAAAAAAAATCTCCGGAGGATTTAAGACCTGCCTTGAGCGAAGTCGAAAGGACGAACAAATTCCTGAATCGTGCCTCAAGCGAAGTTAACGGTTTTGCCGAACTTCTGCAACGCTTCGAAAGAAATATTTCCATCCTGGGCAGAAGCAAGCGTACCTTCGACAATTATTCCCGTCACGTTGCAGCCTTAGCGCTTCATTTCGGTAAAGTCCCTACCGAATTAAACCCGGAAGAGATCAAAGATTACCTTTTTGAACTTCAAAAGCGATCAAAAACCCCTTCTCAGTCGTACTTTAAACATACCGTTTACTGA
- a CDS encoding GlcG/HbpS family heme-binding protein, protein MLTKKLFQIILFVSIFPLIIFGQNSTTKSTSLNQSGALELAKQVNLEAIKLEKNVSIAVLDASGTVILLLKGDNVGPHNTEASRRKAFTALSTKTATLELIKKADANPDSKNLNTIPELLLLRGGVPIWKNGELVGSLGVSGGGGGENDHLIALTAIQNLNFTINK, encoded by the coding sequence ATGTTGACAAAAAAACTCTTTCAAATTATTCTATTCGTATCAATATTTCCTTTGATTATATTTGGACAGAATAGTACGACAAAATCAACAAGTTTAAACCAATCTGGTGCATTAGAACTAGCGAAACAAGTGAATCTAGAAGCCATTAAACTCGAAAAAAATGTATCAATTGCAGTTTTAGACGCATCAGGTACAGTTATTCTTTTACTTAAAGGCGACAATGTTGGACCTCACAACACCGAAGCTTCAAGACGAAAAGCATTTACTGCACTTTCAACAAAGACAGCAACTTTAGAATTAATCAAAAAAGCAGACGCTAATCCAGACTCTAAAAATTTAAATACAATTCCTGAATTACTTTTATTGCGTGGGGGTGTACCTATTTGGAAAAACGGAGAGTTAGTTGGGAGCCTTGGCGTATCGGGTGGCGGTGGCGGAGAAAACGACCATCTCATTGCCCTAACTGCAATACAAAATCTTAACTTTACAATAAACAAATAA
- the uraH gene encoding hydroxyisourate hydrolase: protein MKKATLLLLAFMTVVQFSFAQETRYQLSSHILDITAGKPATGVKITLSKKDKNDNWIKIDEKKTDENGRIKDFLKQDGTNNVGIYKLTFHTSPYFNTIGQKSFYPFIEVVFELVDNEHYHVPITLSPFGYSTYRGN from the coding sequence ATGAAAAAAGCAACATTATTACTTCTAGCTTTTATGACTGTGGTACAATTTAGTTTCGCACAAGAGACAAGGTATCAATTATCAAGTCATATTCTTGACATTACAGCAGGCAAGCCAGCGACAGGTGTGAAAATCACATTATCAAAAAAAGATAAAAATGACAACTGGATAAAAATTGATGAAAAAAAGACTGATGAGAACGGAAGAATAAAAGACTTTCTTAAACAAGACGGAACAAATAACGTTGGGATTTATAAATTAACTTTCCATACAAGTCCATACTTTAATACCATTGGACAAAAATCATTCTATCCATTCATCGAAGTAGTTTTTGAACTTGTTGACAACGAACATTACCACGTACCTATAACTTTATCGCCTTTTGGTTACTCGACATACAGGGGGAACTGA
- a CDS encoding type II toxin-antitoxin system ParD family antitoxin has product MAKNTSILLGDYFDNFINSQIKNGKYSSASEVVRAALRMFEHEETKKSELIKELKKGEKSGFAASFNRETFKQNLHQKYSAE; this is encoded by the coding sequence ATGGCAAAAAATACTTCGATTTTATTGGGCGATTATTTCGACAATTTTATCAATTCACAAATTAAAAATGGAAAATATTCTTCAGCAAGTGAAGTTGTAAGAGCCGCTTTAAGAATGTTTGAACACGAGGAAACTAAAAAATCTGAATTAATTAAAGAACTTAAAAAAGGTGAAAAATCGGGATTTGCGGCTAGTTTTAATAGAGAAACTTTCAAACAAAACTTACATCAAAAATATTCTGCAGAATAA
- a CDS encoding type II toxin-antitoxin system RelE/ParE family toxin, which translates to MNYKISKQAEIDLENVWLYTFEEWSIEQADYYFELIMDEIEYISKNPKSGKDYNEIRKGYFRSRVKSHFIFYRINFKEECIEIIRILHQQMDVESHIND; encoded by the coding sequence ATGAATTACAAAATCAGTAAACAAGCAGAAATTGATTTAGAAAATGTTTGGCTTTATACTTTTGAAGAATGGTCGATTGAACAAGCTGACTATTATTTTGAATTGATTATGGATGAAATCGAATATATTTCTAAAAATCCAAAATCGGGAAAAGATTATAACGAAATTAGGAAAGGATATTTTCGTTCTCGAGTAAAATCTCATTTTATATTTTACAGAATTAACTTTAAGGAAGAATGTATAGAAATTATCAGAATACTTCATCAACAAATGGATGTCGAATCTCACATAAATGATTAA
- a CDS encoding integrase core domain-containing protein → MKVEMVKKALKMAHNNRQFNTENIIHHSDRGLQYCCPDYTDFARKLGYKMSTTQKYDPYENAVAERINGILKYEFGFINVLLDLKTAQKMIKEAVEIYNNERLHWSLNLKTPQQAHNEFDTQIYKSYRKKSA, encoded by the coding sequence ATGAAGGTAGAAATGGTGAAAAAAGCCCTTAAAATGGCGCATAACAACAGACAATTTAATACTGAGAATATCATTCATCATTCCGACAGAGGATTGCAATATTGTTGCCCAGATTATACTGATTTTGCAAGGAAATTAGGCTACAAAATGAGCACCACACAAAAGTATGATCCTTACGAAAATGCAGTCGCTGAAAGGATTAATGGCATTTTGAAATATGAATTTGGTTTTATTAATGTTCTTCTTGATTTAAAAACTGCTCAAAAAATGATTAAAGAAGCTGTAGAAATCTACAACAACGAAAGATTACATTGGAGCCTCAACCTAAAAACACCGCAACAAGCTCATAATGAATTTGATACACAAATATACAAATCATATCGTAAAAAATCAGCATGA
- a CDS encoding DUF5829 family protein — MRLYILIFLTLTHLLSFGQIKPNIKTDFNTIFICVDSITYKSLFQNKFLKDTLLFCKESHQETNNNSYTGKYFIGESSTIEFFQPKKSDKFGDNFGDWGIEFKTRKIGILDDIIGKSKLLKYPIDTSTTTFLDSLTIIPWYKTLSFKNSKNELSILEYQNEYLKYLGFTGEQIDKSMTYKEYNSILSNGKKYPRQFSMVTYIKLYADKKLIDDLQKFGTINNCKRTKNKIANSETTIEFVEVQKLPKFQIKEITISLLTEQNNRILKISDNLYIKIKGKQAKLIFKDN, encoded by the coding sequence ATGAGACTCTATATACTTATATTTTTAACATTAACGCATTTATTATCCTTTGGACAAATAAAGCCAAATATTAAAACTGATTTCAACACAATTTTTATTTGTGTTGACAGTATTACTTACAAAAGTTTATTTCAAAACAAGTTTCTAAAAGACACATTATTATTCTGTAAAGAAAGTCATCAAGAGACAAATAACAATTCATATACAGGCAAATACTTTATTGGAGAATCTTCTACAATAGAATTTTTCCAACCCAAAAAATCTGACAAATTTGGAGACAATTTTGGCGATTGGGGAATTGAATTTAAAACTCGTAAAATCGGCATTCTAGACGACATAATTGGAAAATCAAAATTGCTTAAATATCCAATTGATACTTCTACAACCACATTTTTAGACAGTTTAACTATTATTCCTTGGTATAAAACTTTAAGTTTCAAAAATTCTAAAAATGAATTATCAATTTTAGAATATCAAAATGAATACTTAAAGTATTTAGGTTTCACCGGTGAGCAAATAGACAAGTCAATGACGTATAAAGAGTATAATAGTATTTTATCAAATGGAAAAAAATATCCAAGACAGTTTTCAATGGTAACCTATATTAAACTTTATGCAGACAAAAAACTTATTGATGATTTACAAAAGTTTGGTACAATAAATAATTGTAAAAGAACAAAAAATAAAATTGCTAATAGTGAAACAACAATCGAATTTGTCGAAGTACAAAAGTTGCCAAAATTTCAAATAAAGGAAATAACAATTTCACTTTTAACAGAACAGAATAATCGTATTTTAAAAATTAGCGATAATCTTTACATAAAAATAAAGGGTAAACAAGCTAAACTTATTTTTAAGGACAACTAA
- a CDS encoding alpha/beta fold hydrolase — protein sequence MKRTCFLLTIITFCLTNLAFGQSALSQGDHFADINGIKIHYYVSGKGPICLVPSPGWGPSINYLKNSLTPFEKYFTIVYYDTRSSGQSTGPNDSTKYSSRDFMNDMDSLRTYLKQPKVWVMGHSMGGFQVLNYGIHHNKNLNGIIALAPLAGRDSIYEREFTKMVMKRKGQPYFEAGSNIFFGKDTTKNKNSEMMPYIFPFYFHDVNKISEFEKLGDPQISDKAGEYTDASFFGSEYLFPLLTKIKVPTLIVVGDDDFICDKVSQADRIVKNIPNATEIVINDAGHFSWVEQPIQFFADTEKWLKKLKLKVQK from the coding sequence ATGAAAAGAACTTGCTTTCTTCTGACAATTATTACTTTTTGTCTAACAAATTTGGCATTTGGACAAAGCGCTTTATCGCAAGGAGACCATTTTGCCGACATTAACGGAATAAAGATTCACTATTATGTTAGTGGCAAAGGTCCAATTTGTCTTGTACCTTCACCAGGTTGGGGACCATCAATTAATTATCTAAAAAACTCCCTAACACCATTTGAAAAATATTTTACAATTGTTTATTACGACACACGAAGTAGTGGCCAGTCGACTGGTCCAAACGATTCAACAAAATATTCAAGCCGAGATTTTATGAATGATATGGACAGTTTAAGAACTTACCTAAAACAACCCAAAGTTTGGGTGATGGGACATTCTATGGGCGGATTTCAAGTACTTAATTATGGCATACATCATAATAAAAACCTAAATGGAATAATTGCTTTAGCACCACTTGCTGGAAGGGACAGTATATATGAAAGAGAGTTTACAAAAATGGTAATGAAACGTAAAGGGCAACCGTATTTCGAAGCAGGATCAAATATCTTTTTTGGAAAGGACACTACAAAAAATAAAAACTCGGAAATGATGCCCTATATTTTTCCTTTTTATTTTCACGATGTAAATAAGATTTCAGAATTTGAGAAATTGGGTGATCCACAAATAAGTGACAAAGCCGGAGAATATACGGATGCCTCTTTTTTTGGCTCAGAATATTTATTTCCACTGCTCACCAAGATTAAAGTCCCTACGTTAATTGTAGTTGGTGATGACGATTTTATTTGCGACAAAGTATCCCAAGCAGACAGAATTGTAAAAAATATTCCTAATGCAACAGAAATCGTAATAAATGATGCCGGACATTTTAGTTGGGTAGAGCAACCAATACAATTTTTTGCAGACACAGAAAAATGGTTAAAAAAACTAAAGCTGAAAGTTCAAAAATAA
- a CDS encoding zinc-binding alcohol dehydrogenase family protein — protein sequence MQAIGFKTSLPISQADSFIQFEKETPGPKGYELLVKIQAVSINPVDYKIRQNSLKDKISDNPKIIGWDAVGVVEAVGENATLFKKGDNVFYAGDITKDGSYQEFQLVDERIVGFSPNNIHIEASAAMPLTSLTAFEILFDRMQLSAEKDNGKSILIIGGAGGVGSVATQIAKNILGLKVIATASRENSIEWCKKMGADFVVNHKNLLQEMKSIGYETVDFIVDFVDLNQYWETMVQLIKPQGKIGSISDPTEPVNLRQLKSKSVSFHWELMFTRSMFQTDDMVQQHHILNQISKWLDDGILQSTLTTTLQGFSVENFKNAHTQLESGTTIGKLVIKY from the coding sequence ATGCAAGCAATAGGATTTAAAACAAGTTTACCAATTTCACAAGCAGACAGTTTTATACAATTTGAAAAAGAAACACCAGGGCCAAAAGGATATGAATTGTTGGTGAAAATACAAGCTGTATCAATAAACCCTGTGGACTATAAGATACGCCAGAATAGTCTGAAAGATAAAATCTCAGACAATCCCAAAATTATAGGTTGGGACGCTGTTGGAGTTGTTGAAGCGGTTGGAGAAAACGCCACTTTGTTTAAAAAGGGTGACAACGTTTTTTATGCAGGAGATATAACAAAGGACGGTAGTTATCAAGAATTTCAATTAGTTGATGAAAGAATTGTAGGGTTCTCTCCTAATAATATCCATATCGAGGCATCTGCTGCTATGCCGCTTACTTCATTGACAGCTTTTGAAATATTATTTGACAGAATGCAATTAAGTGCAGAAAAAGACAATGGGAAATCAATTTTAATTATCGGCGGTGCTGGCGGCGTTGGCTCGGTAGCTACGCAGATTGCTAAAAATATTTTAGGTTTAAAAGTAATTGCCACTGCATCAAGAGAAAACTCAATAGAATGGTGTAAAAAAATGGGTGCTGATTTTGTAGTAAATCATAAAAACTTACTACAAGAGATGAAAAGCATCGGCTATGAAACTGTTGATTTTATTGTGGACTTTGTGGACCTAAATCAATATTGGGAAACAATGGTGCAATTAATAAAACCACAAGGGAAAATTGGTTCGATTAGCGACCCGACTGAACCTGTTAATTTACGTCAATTAAAAAGTAAAAGTGTAAGTTTTCATTGGGAGTTAATGTTTACCCGTTCTATGTTTCAAACTGATGATATGGTACAGCAACATCACATCCTAAATCAAATTTCAAAGTGGTTAGATGATGGGATATTACAATCTACCTTAACGACCACATTGCAAGGTTTTTCGGTTGAAAACTTCAAAAATGCACATACTCAATTAGAGAGTGGCACCACAATTGGAAAATTAGTAATTAAGTATTAA